A region of Cucumis melo cultivar AY chromosome 2, USDA_Cmelo_AY_1.0, whole genome shotgun sequence DNA encodes the following proteins:
- the LOC103492323 gene encoding beta-galactosidase isoform X2, whose amino-acid sequence MLKMSKIMVVFLGLILWVCSSVMASVTYDHKALVIDGKRRILISGSIHYPRSTPQMWPDLIQKAKDGGLDVIETYVFWNGHEPSPGQYYFEDRYDLVRFVKLVQQAGLYVHLRIGPYVCAEWNFGGFPVWLKYVPGIAFRTDNGPFKAAMQKFTAKIVSMMKGEKLYHSQGGPIILSQIENEYGPVEWEIGAPGKSYTKWAAQMALGLDTGVPWVMCKQEDAPDPVIDTCNGFYCENFEPNKAYKPKMWTEAWTGWFTEFGGPVPYRPVEDLAYAVARFIQNRGSLINYYMYHGGTNFGRTAGGPFIATSYDYDAPIDEYGLIRQPKWGHLRDLHKAIKLCEPALVSVDPTVSSLGSKQEAHVFDTRSGQCAAFLANYDPSTSVRVIFGNHPYDLPPWSVSILPDCKTVVFNTAKVNAPSYWPKMTPISSFSWHSYNEETASAYADDTTTMAGLVEQISVTRDGTDYLWYMTDIRIDSNEGFLKSGQWPLLTIFSAGHALHVFINGQLSGTVYGGLDNPKLTFSKYVNLRPGVNKLSMLSVAVGLPNVGLHFETWNAGILGPVTLKGLNEGTRDMSGYKWSYKVGLKGESMNLHTISGSSSVEWMTGSLVSQKQPLTWYKTTFNAPGGNEPLALDMGSMGKGQVWINGRSIGRHWPAYTARGSCGKCYYGGIFTEKKCHYSCGEPSQKWYHVPRAWLKPSGNILVIFEEWGGNPEGISLVKRS is encoded by the exons atgttgaaaatgtcaaagattatggtagtgtttttggGTTTGATTTTGTGGGTTTGTTCTTCTGTAATGGCTTCTGTAACTTATGATCACAAAGCCTTAGTCATCGATGGCAAGAGAAGAATTTTGATTTCTGGTTCCATTCATTACCCAAGAAGCACTCCTCAG ATGTGGCCAGACCTTATTCAGAAGGCTAAAGATGGAGGGTTGGATGTTATTGAGACATATGTGTTCTGGAATGGCCATGAACCTTCTCCTGGACAG TATTATTTTGAAGATAGATATGATTTGGTGAGATTTGTGAAGCTGGTTCAACAAGCAGGCTTATATGTTCATCTAAGGATTGGTCCATATGTTTGTGCAGAATGGAACTTTGG TGGATTTCCTGTTTGGTTAAAGTATGTTCCTGGGATTGCCTTTAGGACTGACAATGGACCCTTCAAG GCCGCTATGCAAAAATTCACTGCGAAGATTGTCAGTATGATGAAGGGGGAGAAGTTATATCATAGCCAAGGAGGACCTATTATTCTTTCTCAG ATTGAGAATGAATATGGACCAGTGGAGTGGGAAATAGGTGCCCCTGGTAAATCTTACACCAAATGGGCTGCTCAAATGGCATTAGGTCTTGACACTGGAGTACCATGGGTGATGTGCAAACAAGAGGATGCCCCTGACCCTGTG ATTGACACCTGCAATGGATTTTACTGTGAGAACTTTGAACCAAACAAGGCTTATAAACCCAAAATGTGGACAGAAGCTTGGACTGGTTG GTTCACTGAGTTTGGAGGCCCAGTTCCTTATAGACCAGTTGAAGATTTAGCTTATGCTGTTGCAAGATTCATTCAGAATCGTGGTTCTCTCATTAATTATTATATG TACCATGGAGGAACTAACTTTGGCCGAACTGCCGGTGGACCTTTCATTGCCACAAGCTACGATTATGATGCTCCGATCGATGAATATG GCCTAATAAGACAGCCAAAATGGGGTCATCTGAGAGATTTGCACAAAGCCATCAAGCTATGTGAACCTGCTTTAGTATCGGTAGATCCTACGGTGTCATCGTTAGGAAGCAAGCAAGAG GCTCATGTCTTCGACACAAGATCAGGGCAGTGTGCTGCTTTTCTAGCAAACTATGATCCATCAACTTCTGTAAGAGTCATCTTTGGAAATCATCCATATGACCTGCCACCTTGGTCCGTCAGCATCCTTCCTGACTGCAAAACTGTCGTTTTCAACACTGCAAAA GTCAATGCTCCATCCTATTGGCCTAAGATGACGCCAATTAGTTCATTTTCATGGCATTCATACAATGAAGAAACTGCTTCTGCGTATGCTGATGATACAACCACCATGGCTGGGTTAGTAGAGCAAATAAGTGTTACCAGGGATGGAACAGATTATTTGTGGTATATGACAGA TATAAGGATCGACTCGAATGAAGGCTTCTTAAAAAGTGGACAATGGCCTCTTCTCACCATCTTTTCAGCAGGGCATGCTTTGCATGTGTTCATAAATGGCCAACTATCTG GAACTGTATATGGGGGGTTGGATAATCCCAAATTAACATTCAGCAAATATGTTAACTTAAGGCCAGGAGTTAACAAGCTTTCAATGTTGAGTGTTGCTGTTGGTCTCCCG AATGTTGGCCTGCATTTTGAGACTTGGAATGCTGGCATCTTAGGTCCTGTCACATTGAAGGGTCTAAACGAGGGTACAAGAGACATGTCTGGATATAAATGGTCTTACAAG GTTGGCTTGAAAGGAGAATCCATGAATCTTCATACTATTAGTGGAAGTAGCTCTGTTGAATGGATGACAGGCTCATTGGTGTCTCAAAAACAACCGCTCACATGGTACAAG ACGACTTTCAATGCTCCGGGAGGCAATGAACCGTTAGCTTTAGATATGGGCAGCATGGGTAAAGGTCAGGTATGGATTAATGGTCGGAGCATCGGACGTCATTGGCCTGCATATACTGCACGAGGTAGTTGTGGCAAATGCTACTATGGTGGAATTTTTACTGAGAAGAAATGTCATTATAGCTGTGGAGAGCCCTCACAAAAATG GTACCACGTTCCTCGAGCTTGGTTGAAACCGAGCGGAAATATCTTAGTGATTTTTGAAGAATGGGGTGGAAATCCTGAGGGTATCTCTTTGGTTAAGAGATCATGA
- the LOC103492323 gene encoding beta-galactosidase isoform X1, protein MLKMSKIMVVFLGLILWVCSSVMASVTYDHKALVIDGKRRILISGSIHYPRSTPQMWPDLIQKAKDGGLDVIETYVFWNGHEPSPGQYYFEDRYDLVRFVKLVQQAGLYVHLRIGPYVCAEWNFGGFPVWLKYVPGIAFRTDNGPFKAAMQKFTAKIVSMMKGEKLYHSQGGPIILSQIENEYGPVEWEIGAPGKSYTKWAAQMALGLDTGVPWVMCKQEDAPDPVIDTCNGFYCENFEPNKAYKPKMWTEAWTGWFTEFGGPVPYRPVEDLAYAVARFIQNRGSLINYYMYHGGTNFGRTAGGPFIATSYDYDAPIDEYGLIRQPKWGHLRDLHKAIKLCEPALVSVDPTVSSLGSKQEAHVFDTRSGQCAAFLANYDPSTSVRVIFGNHPYDLPPWSVSILPDCKTVVFNTAKVNAPSYWPKMTPISSFSWHSYNEETASAYADDTTTMAGLVEQISVTRDGTDYLWYMTDIRIDSNEGFLKSGQWPLLTIFSAGHALHVFINGQLSGTVYGGLDNPKLTFSKYVNLRPGVNKLSMLSVAVGLPNVGLHFDTWNAGVLGPVTLKGLNEGTRDMSKYKWSYKVGLRGEALNLYSDKGSNSVEWTKGSLVQKQPLTWYKTTFNTPAGKEPLALDMSSMSKGQMWVNGQSIGRYFPGYIASGKCNKCSYTGTFTDDKCLWNCGGPSQKWYHVPRDWLSPKGNLLVIFEEIGGNPEGISLVKRTTF, encoded by the exons atgttgaaaatgtcaaagattatggtagtgtttttggGTTTGATTTTGTGGGTTTGTTCTTCTGTAATGGCTTCTGTAACTTATGATCACAAAGCCTTAGTCATCGATGGCAAGAGAAGAATTTTGATTTCTGGTTCCATTCATTACCCAAGAAGCACTCCTCAG ATGTGGCCAGACCTTATTCAGAAGGCTAAAGATGGAGGGTTGGATGTTATTGAGACATATGTGTTCTGGAATGGCCATGAACCTTCTCCTGGACAG TATTATTTTGAAGATAGATATGATTTGGTGAGATTTGTGAAGCTGGTTCAACAAGCAGGCTTATATGTTCATCTAAGGATTGGTCCATATGTTTGTGCAGAATGGAACTTTGG TGGATTTCCTGTTTGGTTAAAGTATGTTCCTGGGATTGCCTTTAGGACTGACAATGGACCCTTCAAG GCCGCTATGCAAAAATTCACTGCGAAGATTGTCAGTATGATGAAGGGGGAGAAGTTATATCATAGCCAAGGAGGACCTATTATTCTTTCTCAG ATTGAGAATGAATATGGACCAGTGGAGTGGGAAATAGGTGCCCCTGGTAAATCTTACACCAAATGGGCTGCTCAAATGGCATTAGGTCTTGACACTGGAGTACCATGGGTGATGTGCAAACAAGAGGATGCCCCTGACCCTGTG ATTGACACCTGCAATGGATTTTACTGTGAGAACTTTGAACCAAACAAGGCTTATAAACCCAAAATGTGGACAGAAGCTTGGACTGGTTG GTTCACTGAGTTTGGAGGCCCAGTTCCTTATAGACCAGTTGAAGATTTAGCTTATGCTGTTGCAAGATTCATTCAGAATCGTGGTTCTCTCATTAATTATTATATG TACCATGGAGGAACTAACTTTGGCCGAACTGCCGGTGGACCTTTCATTGCCACAAGCTACGATTATGATGCTCCGATCGATGAATATG GCCTAATAAGACAGCCAAAATGGGGTCATCTGAGAGATTTGCACAAAGCCATCAAGCTATGTGAACCTGCTTTAGTATCGGTAGATCCTACGGTGTCATCGTTAGGAAGCAAGCAAGAG GCTCATGTCTTCGACACAAGATCAGGGCAGTGTGCTGCTTTTCTAGCAAACTATGATCCATCAACTTCTGTAAGAGTCATCTTTGGAAATCATCCATATGACCTGCCACCTTGGTCCGTCAGCATCCTTCCTGACTGCAAAACTGTCGTTTTCAACACTGCAAAA GTCAATGCTCCATCCTATTGGCCTAAGATGACGCCAATTAGTTCATTTTCATGGCATTCATACAATGAAGAAACTGCTTCTGCGTATGCTGATGATACAACCACCATGGCTGGGTTAGTAGAGCAAATAAGTGTTACCAGGGATGGAACAGATTATTTGTGGTATATGACAGA TATAAGGATCGACTCGAATGAAGGCTTCTTAAAAAGTGGACAATGGCCTCTTCTCACCATCTTTTCAGCAGGGCATGCTTTGCATGTGTTCATAAATGGCCAACTATCTG GAACTGTATATGGGGGGTTGGATAATCCCAAATTAACATTCAGCAAATATGTTAACTTAAGGCCAGGAGTTAACAAGCTTTCAATGTTGAGTGTTGCTGTTGGTCTCCCG AATGTTGGCCTGCATTTTGATACTTGGAATGCTGGTGTTTTAGGCCCTGTCACGTTGAAGGGTCTGAACGAGGGCACTCGAGACATGTCTAAATATAAATGGTCTTACAAG GTTGGTTTGAGAGGAGAAGCCTTGAATCTTTATTCTGATAAAGGAAGTAATTCTGTGGAATGGACGAAAGGCTCATTGGTTCAAAAGCAACCCCTCACATGGTACAAG ACCACTTTCAATACTCCGGCTGGTAAGGAACCATTGGCTTTAGATATGAGCAGCATGAGTAAAGGTCAAATGTGGGTTAACGGTCAGAGCATTGGCCGCTATTTTCCTGGATATATTGCAAGTGGCAAGTGTAACAAATGCAGTTATACTGGAACTTTTACTGATGACAAATGCTTGTGGAACTGTGGTGGACCCTCACAGAAATG GTATCATGTTCCCCGCGATTGGTTAAGTCCAAAAGGCAACTTATTGGTAATTTTTGAAGAAATTGGTGGGAATCCCGAAGGGATTTCTTTGGTTAAGAGGACTACATTTTGA
- the LOC103492323 gene encoding beta-galactosidase isoform X3, with protein MPKTVLLFFSLLTWVCSTIGSVTYDQKAIIINGQRRILISGSIHYPRSTPQMWPDLIQNAKDGGLDIIETYVFWNGHEPSPGKYYFEERYDLVRFIKLVQQAGLYVHLRIGPYVCAEWNYGGFPIWLKFVPGIAFRTDNEPFKAAMQKFVSKIVEMMKWEKLYHTQGGPIILSQIENEYGPVEWQIGAPGKSYTKWAAQMAVGLKTGVPWVMCKQEDAPDPLIDTCNGFYCENFKPNQIYKPKIWTENWSGWYTAFGAPTPYRPAEDVAFSVARFIQNNGSLVNYYMYHGGTNFGRTSGLFIANSYDFDAPIDEYGLIREPKWGHLRDLHKAIKSCEPALVSADPTSTWPGKNQEARVFKSRSGACAAFLANYDTSASVTVNFWNHPYDLPPWSISILPDCKTVAFNTAKIGVKSSQEKMTSISSFGWLSYKEEPASAYATDTTTKAGLVEQVSVTWDTTDYLWYMTDITIDPTEGFLKSRKWPLLTINSAGHVLHVFINGQLSGTVYGSLKDPAVTFSKYVNLEKGVNKLSMLSATVGLPNVGLHFDTWNAGVLGPVTLKGLNEGTRDMSKYKWSYKVGLRGEALNLYSDKGSNSVEWTKGSLVQKQPLTWYKTTFNTPAGKEPLALDMSSMSKGQMWVNGQSIGRYFPGYIASGKCNKCSYTGTFTDDKCLWNCGGPSQKWYHVPRDWLSPKGNLLVIFEEIGGNPEGISLVKRTTF; from the exons ATGCCAAAGACTGTGCTGCTGTTTTTTAGTCTGCTTACTTGGGTTTGTTCTACAATAGGCTCGGTGACTTATGACCAGAAAGCCATCATCATTAATGGTCAGAGAAGAATTTTGATTTCTGGCTCTATTCATTACCCAAGAAGCACCCCCCAG ATGTGGCCGGACCTAATACAGAATGCTAAAGATGGAGGGTTGGATATTATAGAGACATATGTATTCTGGAATGGCCATGAACCTTCTCCTGGCAAG TATTACTTTGAGGAAAGATATGATTTGGTGAGGTTTATAAAGCTGGTGCAGCAAGCGGGCTTATATGTTCATCTCCGGATCGGTCCGTATGTTTGTGCAGAATGGAACTATGG TGGATTTCCTATTTGGCTAAAGTTTGTTCCTGGCATCGCCTTTAGGACAGACAATGAACCTTTCAAG gCGGCTATGCAAAAATTCGTTTCTAAGATTGTCGAAATGATGAAGTGGGAGAAGTTATATCACACCCAGGGAGGACCCATTATTTTGTCTCAG ATTGAGAATGAATATGGACCAGTGGAATGGCAAATAGGTGCCCCCGGTAAATCTTATACCAAATGGGCTGCTCAAATGGCGGTAGGTCTTAAAACTGGAGTCCCGTGGGTGATGTGCAAGCAAGAGGATGCTCCTGACCCTTTG ATTGACACCTGCAATGGGTTTTACTGTGAAAATTTCAAACCAAACCAGATTTATAAACCCAAAATATGGACAGAAAACTGGAGCGGTTG GTACACTGCATTTGGTGCTCCAACTCCTTACAGGCCAGCTGAAGATGTGGCCTTTTCAGTCGCAAGATTCATACAGAATAATGGTTCTCTCGTCAATTATTATATG TACCATGGAGGAACTAACTTTGGCCGAACATCTGGTCTTTTCATTGCCAATAGCTACGACTTTGATGCTCCAATAGATGAATACG GCCTAATAAGGGAACCGAAATGGGGACATCTAAGAGATTTGCACAAAGCCATCAAGTCGTGCGAACCTGCTTTAGTATCAGCAGATCCTACCAGTACATGGCCAGGGAAAAATCAAGAG GCTCGTGTCTTCAAGTCACGTTCAGGGGCATGTGCTGCTTTCCTAGCAAATTATGATACATCAGCTTCTGTAACGGTCAACTTTTGGAATCACCCATACGATCTACCACCATGGTCCATCAGCATCCTTCCTGATTGCAAAACTGTAGCTTTCAACACTGCAAAA ATTGGGGTTAAAAGTTCCCAGGAAAAAATGACGTCAATTAGTTCATTTGGGTGGCTTTCGTACAAAGAAGAACCCGCTTCTGCTTATGCTACTGATACAACAACCAAGGCTGGGTTAGTGGAGCAAGTAAGCGTCACCTGGGACACAACAGATTATTTGTGGTACATGACAGA TATAACGATTGATCCGACTGAAGGCTTTCTGAAGAGCAGAAAATGGCCACTTCTCACCATCAATTCGGCAGGCCATGTTTTGCATGTTTTCATAAATGGCCAACTATCTG GAACTGTATATGGGAGTTTGAAGGATCCCGCCGTAACTTTCAGTAAATATGTTAATCTAGAGAAAGGAGTTAACAAGCTTTCCATGCTGAGTGCTACTGTCGGTCTTCCG AATGTTGGCCTGCATTTTGATACTTGGAATGCTGGTGTTTTAGGCCCTGTCACGTTGAAGGGTCTGAACGAGGGCACTCGAGACATGTCTAAATATAAATGGTCTTACAAG GTTGGTTTGAGAGGAGAAGCCTTGAATCTTTATTCTGATAAAGGAAGTAATTCTGTGGAATGGACGAAAGGCTCATTGGTTCAAAAGCAACCCCTCACATGGTACAAG ACCACTTTCAATACTCCGGCTGGTAAGGAACCATTGGCTTTAGATATGAGCAGCATGAGTAAAGGTCAAATGTGGGTTAACGGTCAGAGCATTGGCCGCTATTTTCCTGGATATATTGCAAGTGGCAAGTGTAACAAATGCAGTTATACTGGAACTTTTACTGATGACAAATGCTTGTGGAACTGTGGTGGACCCTCACAGAAATG GTATCATGTTCCCCGCGATTGGTTAAGTCCAAAAGGCAACTTATTGGTAATTTTTGAAGAAATTGGTGGGAATCCCGAAGGGATTTCTTTGGTTAAGAGGACTACATTTTGA